A region from the Papio anubis isolate 15944 chromosome 6, Panubis1.0, whole genome shotgun sequence genome encodes:
- the LOC116275383 gene encoding wiskott-Aldrich syndrome protein family member 1 isoform X2: MPLVKRNIDPRHLCHTALPRGIKNELECVTNISLANIIRQLSSLSKYAEDIFGELFNEAHSFSFRVNSLQERVDRLSVSVTQLDPKEEELSLQDITMRKAFRSSTIQDQQLFDRKTLPIPLQETYDVCEQPPPLNILTPYRDDGKEGLKFYTNPSYFFDLWKEKMLQDTEDKRKEKRKQKKNLDRPHEPEKVPRAPHDRRREWQKLAQGPELAEDDANLLHKHIEVANGPASHFETRPQTYVDHMDGSYSLSALPFSQMSELLTRAEERVLVRPHEPPPPPPMHGAGDAKPIPTCISSATGLIENRPQSPATGRTPVFVSPTPPPPPPPLPSALSTSSLRASMTSTPPPPVPPPPPPPTTALQAPAVPPPPAPLQIAPGVLHPAPPPIAPPLVQPSPPVARAAPVCETVPVHPLPQGEVQGLPPPPPPPPLPPPGIRPSSPVTVTALAHPPSGLHPTPSTAPGPHVPLMPPSPPSQVIPASEPKRHPSTLPVISDARSVLLEAIRKGIQLRKVEEQREQEAKHERIENDVATILSRRIAVEYSDSEDDSEFDEVDWLE, from the exons GTAAATATGCTGAAGATATATTTGGAGAATTATTCAATGAAGCACATAGTTTTTCCTTCAGAGTCAACTCATTGCAAGAACGTGTGGACCGTTTATCCGTTAGTGTTACACAGCTTGATCCAAAGGAAGAAGAAT TGTCTTTGCAAGATATAACAATGAGGAAAGCTTTCCGAAGTTCTACAATTCAAGACCAGCAGCTTTTTGATCGCAAGACTTTGCCTATTCCATTACAGGAGACGTACGATGTTTGTGaacagcctccacctctcaataTACTCACTCCTTATAG AGATGATGGTAAAGAAGGTCTGAAGTTTTATACCAATCCTTCATATTTCTTTGatctatggaaagaaaaaatgttgcaaGATACAGAGgataagaggaaggaaaagaggaagcagaag AAAAATCTAGATCGTCCTCATGAACCAGAAAAAGTGCCAAGAGCACCTCATGACAGGCGGCGAGAATGGCAGAAGCTGGCCCAAGGTCCAGAGCTGGCTGAAGATGATGCTAATCTCTTACATAAGCATATTGAAGTTGCTAATGGTCCAGCCTCTCATTTTGAAACAAg ACCTCAGACATACGTGGATCATATGGATGGATCGTACTCACTTTCTGCCTTGCCATTTAGTCAGATGAGTGAGCTTCTGACTAGAGCTGAGGAAAGGGTATTAGTCAGACCACATGAACCACCTCCGCCTCCACCAATGCATGGAGCAGGAGATGCGAAACCGATACCCACCTGTATCAG TTCTGCTACAGGTTTGATAGAAAATCGCCCTCAGTCACCGGCTACAGGCAGAACACCTGTGTTTGTGAGCCCCActcccccacctcctccaccaCCTCTTCCATCTGCCTTGTCAACTTCCTCTTTAAGAGCTTCAATGACTTCAACTCCTCCCCCTCCAGtgcctcccccacctccacctccaaccACTGCTTTGCAAGCTCCAGCAGTACCACCACCTCCAGCTCCTCTTCAGATTGCCCCTGGAGTTCTTCACCCAGCTCCTCCTCCAATTGCACCTCCTCTAGTACAGCCCTCTCCACCAGTAGCTAGAGCTGCCCCAGTATGTGAAACTGTACCAGTTCATCCACTCCCACAAGGTGAAGTTCAGGGGctgcctccacccccaccaccgcctcctctgcctccacctgGCATTCGACCATCATCACCTGTCACAGTTACAGCTCTTGCTCATCCTCCCTCTGGGCTACATCCAACTCCATCTACTGCCCCAGGTCCCCATGTTCCATTAATGCCTCCATCTCCTCCATCACAAGTTATACCTGCTTCTGAGCCAAAGCGCCATCCATCAACCCTACCTGTAATCAGTGATGCCAGGAGTGTGCTACTGGAAGCAATACGAAAAG GTATTCAACTACGCAAAGTAGAAGAGCAGCGTGAACAGGAAGCTAAACATGAACGCATTGAAAATGATGTTGCCACCATCCTGTCTCGCCGTATTGCTGTTGAATATAGTGATTCGGAAGATGATTCAGAATTTGATGAAGTAGATTGGTTGGAGTAA
- the LOC116275383 gene encoding wiskott-Aldrich syndrome protein family member 1 isoform X1, which yields MPLVKRNIDPRHLCHTALPRGIKNELECVTNISLANIIRQLSSLSKYAEDIFGELFNEAHSFSFRVNSLQERVDRLSVSVTQLDPKEEELSLQDITMRKAFRSSTIQDQQLFDRKTLPIPLQETYDVCEQPPPLNILTPYRDDGKEGLKFYTNPSYFFDLWKEKMLQDTEDKRKEKRKQKQKNLDRPHEPEKVPRAPHDRRREWQKLAQGPELAEDDANLLHKHIEVANGPASHFETRPQTYVDHMDGSYSLSALPFSQMSELLTRAEERVLVRPHEPPPPPPMHGAGDAKPIPTCISSATGLIENRPQSPATGRTPVFVSPTPPPPPPPLPSALSTSSLRASMTSTPPPPVPPPPPPPTTALQAPAVPPPPAPLQIAPGVLHPAPPPIAPPLVQPSPPVARAAPVCETVPVHPLPQGEVQGLPPPPPPPPLPPPGIRPSSPVTVTALAHPPSGLHPTPSTAPGPHVPLMPPSPPSQVIPASEPKRHPSTLPVISDARSVLLEAIRKGIQLRKVEEQREQEAKHERIENDVATILSRRIAVEYSDSEDDSEFDEVDWLE from the exons GTAAATATGCTGAAGATATATTTGGAGAATTATTCAATGAAGCACATAGTTTTTCCTTCAGAGTCAACTCATTGCAAGAACGTGTGGACCGTTTATCCGTTAGTGTTACACAGCTTGATCCAAAGGAAGAAGAAT TGTCTTTGCAAGATATAACAATGAGGAAAGCTTTCCGAAGTTCTACAATTCAAGACCAGCAGCTTTTTGATCGCAAGACTTTGCCTATTCCATTACAGGAGACGTACGATGTTTGTGaacagcctccacctctcaataTACTCACTCCTTATAG AGATGATGGTAAAGAAGGTCTGAAGTTTTATACCAATCCTTCATATTTCTTTGatctatggaaagaaaaaatgttgcaaGATACAGAGgataagaggaaggaaaagaggaagcagaag CAGAAAAATCTAGATCGTCCTCATGAACCAGAAAAAGTGCCAAGAGCACCTCATGACAGGCGGCGAGAATGGCAGAAGCTGGCCCAAGGTCCAGAGCTGGCTGAAGATGATGCTAATCTCTTACATAAGCATATTGAAGTTGCTAATGGTCCAGCCTCTCATTTTGAAACAAg ACCTCAGACATACGTGGATCATATGGATGGATCGTACTCACTTTCTGCCTTGCCATTTAGTCAGATGAGTGAGCTTCTGACTAGAGCTGAGGAAAGGGTATTAGTCAGACCACATGAACCACCTCCGCCTCCACCAATGCATGGAGCAGGAGATGCGAAACCGATACCCACCTGTATCAG TTCTGCTACAGGTTTGATAGAAAATCGCCCTCAGTCACCGGCTACAGGCAGAACACCTGTGTTTGTGAGCCCCActcccccacctcctccaccaCCTCTTCCATCTGCCTTGTCAACTTCCTCTTTAAGAGCTTCAATGACTTCAACTCCTCCCCCTCCAGtgcctcccccacctccacctccaaccACTGCTTTGCAAGCTCCAGCAGTACCACCACCTCCAGCTCCTCTTCAGATTGCCCCTGGAGTTCTTCACCCAGCTCCTCCTCCAATTGCACCTCCTCTAGTACAGCCCTCTCCACCAGTAGCTAGAGCTGCCCCAGTATGTGAAACTGTACCAGTTCATCCACTCCCACAAGGTGAAGTTCAGGGGctgcctccacccccaccaccgcctcctctgcctccacctgGCATTCGACCATCATCACCTGTCACAGTTACAGCTCTTGCTCATCCTCCCTCTGGGCTACATCCAACTCCATCTACTGCCCCAGGTCCCCATGTTCCATTAATGCCTCCATCTCCTCCATCACAAGTTATACCTGCTTCTGAGCCAAAGCGCCATCCATCAACCCTACCTGTAATCAGTGATGCCAGGAGTGTGCTACTGGAAGCAATACGAAAAG GTATTCAACTACGCAAAGTAGAAGAGCAGCGTGAACAGGAAGCTAAACATGAACGCATTGAAAATGATGTTGCCACCATCCTGTCTCGCCGTATTGCTGTTGAATATAGTGATTCGGAAGATGATTCAGAATTTGATGAAGTAGATTGGTTGGAGTAA